The Limanda limanda chromosome 13, fLimLim1.1, whole genome shotgun sequence region CCCCCACTTCTTTCCAGGCAGAAAAAGGAGTAAGTGGCTAAGGACACGATGAAGTCTGTACTTGAGGAGGAAAACTGGACAAGACGTTGGAATATATGTGCAGAAAGCTATGgcattacaaaataaatgctGTGAATAAACAGCTAGCCTCTTCAAATGCACTAGTTATTAGATCATAAAACTTGTTGAATGCTGaatttgtattaaaaatgtctctctaacaaaggaaaacaaacctgGGAGAGTTCTGGCTGTGAGAGCCCGGGCTGACTCATCTGTGACGGCTGGCTCATGTTGATGTAGCCCTGCGTCAGAGGACCCTGGGAGAAGGACTGGGAGCCCAGGTCCTGACTGGCCTGGCTGCCGCTCATATGTCCTCCATGCCCACGGTCCGCTCCTCCATTCCCTCCACCGTGGTTTCCCATGTTGCCACGGTTTCGTTGACGGCCACCTCGAGTCCCGCCTCCACTGCCTGCCCTCCCCTTCATACCTCCACCACGACCTGGACGAAAATGAAGTCATGTATCAGTTTAGACAGGTGCAAGAACTAtgcagttagcagttagctctAACAGTTGTATCTGTCTCACCTCCTGTGGGCCCATTGGCCTGCCCCATGTATCCAGAGGGCGGTATAGGGGGCATCACCAGGTTGAAGGGGATAGGGATGTTCATTGAGGTCATGGGATTAGAGCCTGTGCCAATCATACCGATCTGGTCATGGGTCTGAAAATACATGTTGGACATGCGTCCTGCAGCGGAAAGAGCTACAGGTTAAATCTACTTTcctttaaatgatttaattctGTGCAGAGCTTGTATTTATATTACAGTGTTCATGGCGcttatttttgtctttaaatgtatttattaaatacGTTGACTCAAATCACAAGGTGAATACTTCCTTTATCTTTCACAATTGGTAAGAAACATTCTAACATTTGGGATAAGAATACGTTTTTTTCAGAATGACTCACCATTGCTGCTGCGGTCATAAACAGATCCAGGAATGAGGGCTTCCCTGGCATCATACATGGCTGTGCTCATAAATCGACCcccctggaaaacaaacaggacagGAAACGCTTTTTAGTGTTTTTAGCCCACAGCGCATTAATTCTTGCATGTAAACTTAAGTTTTCTTTTAACTGCTCATTCAAGGTGCAGAGGTTAATGACTCATGACCAAGTTAAGAAACCCTGATTTCAGCGTTCTATATGAATCATATACAGACAGATTCATGTATTAAACTCACAGGGTTGATGGTGTTGACCAGCTTCCGTGGCTTGCTGAACTGCATGAGGCTCTCCCTCAGGTTGTTGAGGGGGCCTTCCACCAGGACCTTCTGCTCCTTGTAGTAGTTCAGCAGGTGGTTCCACAGGGGCTGCTTGGACAGGGCCTTAGGGTTTCCAACAATGATCACACCATACCTGCGTGACAGAAGCAGATGATGATTTATAACAAAGACCTCACGATTAAGAGTAAAGTTAATATCAGTATTTTACTTCATGTTGTGTTACCTGGCTCTGGTGAGTGCCACATTTAGACGTCTGGGATCATTAAGGAAGCCAATGCCTTGGTGCTCATTGGCTCTCACACAGGACAGGATGATGAagtctttctctctgccttgaAACGCGTCCACACTGGCTATCTCCACCTCCTAAAGCATGAAGAAAAATTTGTGTGAAACAACTGACTGATGTTTTAGGACAATTCGTTTACTAACTGTGAGACATAATGTGGTTGTGCTTTCTTTGCAAATGTGAGACTGTTTGAGGTAAATGGCTGAATGACTTAAGGTTCTGGAATTATTTCTGACTCCTCTTTCCTCTTAGTCTTAGCTTAACTAAACAATTTTTCTCTGGAAGATGTCCAGAAAGTTAGGTGTGGACaaatgaagaatgcagcaggagattatcagGGTCAACAAAAtttccagagcaactgactcttGACtgttgttctcacacacagcccctttGGAAAATTTCAGGATAATGTCTGGAATTAAGGGCATGTCCTAAAGCagctttgtttgtattttatttaaaatggttGTGATACATTTGACACTTCTGTTCAAGTTCTCAATTCAgtgtttaaaatgcaaaaaaatatacCACTGTACCTGATAGAGCTTGGTATGGAGGGAGCCACTGAACTGCATGTATTGGACCAGGTAGGACCTCTGGCCCTCATATGGAGTAATGATGCCAATCTGATCAGGTTTTGCTCCAGCCTTCAGCAACCTCGTGGTTATTTTCTCCACATTGGCTGCCTCCGTCCTGCATGAAGAAGAATCTTCATTTTATGACATGTTAAGACATGAAGTATTTGCATAATAGTAGTGtgatgtatatttaaacacctAAGGAACGTATAGTGGCTGCCTGTGTATTAGAGAAACTTAACATGGTTCTCAAACTGACAACTGACTCAAACAGAGAATAAGAACATATGCGATTTTCAGATACAATCCTTTGAGATTGGAGGATAAACATATGGGATCAATATTAGGATCAAGAAATGTATATACCTGTTCAGATATGATGTTCCGGAGCTGGCAATCTCCTCTTGGCCTTGTGTGACGTAAAAGAACATCGGCTTGTCAGGCTGCGGCCACTGAAAGTCAAAGCCTTTCTTCACACGGTCCGCTGTAGGGAAAACAACCAAACACATGTGACTCAATACTGGAGGATGTACAGTGAAGTCAGGAAATAACACGTTTCTCAAATGACAGCAGGCATTGTGGGCATCTGTGTTATGACTGCTTAAATTAAATCcattaaaagaagaagatgaagaactTGTATAATCATAAGAACTGTGACTAAGAGTAGGGTAAATACAATATAAGATCTGACAGAGTCACAAGTCCCTTTTATATCAGTCTGTGTGAAGTGAGCAGTAAAGAACAAGTGAAAGAACATTTTGCTGTATTCTGAAGCCTTGGCAGGAGTTTTGATGGTCAACTTACCAGCAGTGACTCCGTTCTGCAGAGAGCCTTCATAGAAGATGTTGGAGGGGAAGGCGCTGAGGGCTGGGTGCATGCGGTACTGGACCTGCAGACGAATTGGTCGGATCCCCAGAACGACCAGACGCTCAAACAGAGACTGGGACAGACCTGCTTTAGCTGCCTTCTTACACATCACCACAGGACCCAGCTGGCAGTGATCCCCCACCAAAATCAACTAcggaaaaaacaacagatgattACAAAGTTAAGAGGAAAGCCTGTGAATTGACAGCACTTGAAGCAGACAGCTGATGCCATAGAATGATTCACGTGTATTCTAACTCATGAGTATCCAACCTGCTTGGCCCCCAGGACGACAGGCACCATGCACTCTGGTTCCGTGGCCTGGGTGCTCTCATCGATCAGGATCGAGCGGAACTGCATCTTAGCCAGACGAGGATCCCCCGCCCCAACGCAGGTACAACAAATCACATCAGCattctgggagagagagagggattaaAGCAGACTTGTTCATGtccatttttttcagttttatggTAAAACTAATACCACGGCATGTTGGATTAGCATAAGAATGATTGGGCACTTGATGGTAACTGTTAAATCTAAGCTTGTGTACATAGTGGTGTCTAGCACTgtcaaaaacaggaaatgatttGTTTGGGCTTCAGCAAGAGCAGTTTTCATACCATAAGCAGCTCCCTCTCAGCGGTACGTCTCAGAGCTCGGTAGCGCTTTTCATCTGAGGATGACAGCTCACCAGTTTCGTCCTTCAGCTGTTGCAGCTTCTGAAGCTCTGGCATACTGcaggtttgaaagcagacatcAGTTTTGTCCTGTAGCGCAATGACTAGTATTTGTTTTACAAGTATTACTTAAAGGTTTGGAATAAACATAGGCCACCAGTGATGTTATTTGTACTTCCCATGTTTCAGTTTATTACTACACAATATCATCCCAATCTCAACCCACTGCTTCTCTTTCAGAGGTTCATGCTAAAATCCTACTTAAGTTGTAAATTATTATTGGGAGAACTGGTACTTAAATAACCAATGAAAGGTCTAATTGATACTAGTCAGTTAGGTGTTACCTGTCCATGTTGCGGGTCTGGTTGTGCAAAGCCAGGAAGGAGACAGGCGAGTCAATGGCTTCTCTGCTCTTGGCACACAGCCTCACCACTTTGAGTCCTGTCTGATGGATCTTCTCTGTCAGCTGGTCAACAGCAATGTTACTGGGAGCACATACAAGCACTGgcctaaagagagagagatgacgtgcatttttatttgcatatacAGCAGGGAAGttagatctgatcacaagtggtcacttGAGACACGTGAGGACATTCTAATGGCAGGTGTGAACTGATGATAATAAAAATGTCCACTTATGACAGGATCAGCAAAGGCTGATGTCAACATCAGGTCTGAACTGGGCCAAATACTACAAAAAGACTGAAACCATTTACTCAGTGTGGGTCTTACCCGTTACCCTGTCTAGCCAGGTGGTAGACAACAGTGGCAGAGGTTACTGTCTTCCCTGTGCCGGGAGGTCCCTGGATCAGACTGAGGGGGCGCTGCAGCACTGTCTTCACAGCATACACCTGTATTACAACAAACCATAATGATGTTCCTAAAAAACTAAGAcgtttaataataaaaactaattaaactattttaaaaagGACACTATATAGTACCATGGTTTAGCCTGAAAAAGCTTTATGAGATATGACTGACATTAATCCTAAAACTCTGAATTAtctccttcatgtttgtgttttctgtaatgCAGGTGTGGGCACAGGCACATTTGTCTGATGATACTTTACCAACGTATATCAAGGAAACAAATGTGTGGTTGTTTTTCACATATACCTGGGAGTGGTTGAGATCAGGCAGGCCTTGAGCGGTGAAGCGTTTGGGCAG contains the following coding sequences:
- the LOC133018456 gene encoding regulator of nonsense transcripts 1-like, whose product is MSVEAYGPSSQTLTFLDTEEAELLGADTQGSEYDFTDFTLPSQTQTQGQSQLDGQVNGPDGILQNGDDPVVKASQLLAELNFEEDEEDTYYTKDLPVHACSYCGIHDPACVVYCNTSKKWFCNGRGNTSGSHIVNHLVRAKSKEVTLHKDGPLGETVLECYNCGCRNVFLLGFIPAKADSVVVLLCRQPCASQSSLKDINWDSSQWQPLIQDRCFLSWLVKIPSEQEQLRARQITAQQINKLEELWKENPTATLEDLEKPGVDEEPQHVLLRYEDAYQYQNIFGPLVKLEADYDKKLKESQTQDNITVRWDLGLNKKRIAYFSLPKTDSDMRLMQGDEICLRYKGDLAPPWKGIGHVIKVPDNYGDEIAIELRSSAGAPVEIPHNFQVDFVWKSTSFDRMQSALKTFAVDETSVSGYIYHKLLGHEVEDVVIKCQLPKRFTAQGLPDLNHSQVYAVKTVLQRPLSLIQGPPGTGKTVTSATVVYHLARQGNGPVLVCAPSNIAVDQLTEKIHQTGLKVVRLCAKSREAIDSPVSFLALHNQTRNMDSMPELQKLQQLKDETGELSSSDEKRYRALRRTAERELLMNADVICCTCVGAGDPRLAKMQFRSILIDESTQATEPECMVPVVLGAKQLILVGDHCQLGPVVMCKKAAKAGLSQSLFERLVVLGIRPIRLQVQYRMHPALSAFPSNIFYEGSLQNGVTAADRVKKGFDFQWPQPDKPMFFYVTQGQEEIASSGTSYLNRTEAANVEKITTRLLKAGAKPDQIGIITPYEGQRSYLVQYMQFSGSLHTKLYQEVEIASVDAFQGREKDFIILSCVRANEHQGIGFLNDPRRLNVALTRARYGVIIVGNPKALSKQPLWNHLLNYYKEQKVLVEGPLNNLRESLMQFSKPRKLVNTINPGGRFMSTAMYDAREALIPGSVYDRSSNGRMSNMYFQTHDQIGMIGTGSNPMTSMNIPIPFNLVMPPIPPSGYMGQANGPTGGRGGGMKGRAGSGGGTRGGRQRNRGNMGNHGGGNGGADRGHGGHMSGSQASQDLGSQSFSQGPLTQGYINMSQPSQMSQPGLSQPELSQDSYLGDEFKSQIDVALSQDSTYQGERAYQHGGVTGLSQY